The genomic DNA TATACAACAACGTAACTAACAACGccaaatatttattacaaaaccaaaagagagacCAGAAGGTCCAGAACAGAACCATCTAAAACATCATACTAATGTAAAATCAAAGGAAACTAAATAAGTTCACTAGTTAATTATTCGTTCTTGAATCTCTTGACCAAGATCTTTGTGTGTCCGAATTGGATTTCTAAACTTTTAGATTCTATATAATAACTAAATCCTCTGATGAAGGTTAGCTAAGTGTACCTGATTGCATCACAGGGAAGAAAGACCAATCGTTGCTGTTCTTCGGCGAAGATCTATGTTCATCAACGGTCAAGTGTTTCTCATCCGTGCCAAAATTGAACTCCTTATTCGACCCGAGAGAGGAATGATTCATTGCTTCTGGATCCGATGATGATGTAGATGATGCTTCAGGGAACGTTGTTCTTAGCTTCTGATCCACGCATCTAATGACATGATCCGCGTCAAGATCGAACGAAACCGGTTTATGCGGTCTCACAGTCTTCTGCTCTTTTGTAACAGTCTTCTTTGGACAATGCAATGTACCAGGACTCAACGGTATCGGAGGATCAGAGACTTGAAAGTGAGGGAACAGCGCGGTTTCTCCATCGGGGAAAGGAGAAGTTGGACCAGAACCGGACACAACAGAGCTAGGGGAAATAAGCTGACCAACAAGTGGACTACCAGGAGGAAGTTGGTAAAACTGAAACTCATAACTAGACGACATTGGGAACTTATTATGACAGTCTTGATGGTTGGAGTTAAACAGCTGAGCGAAAGGCACTTCGGGTGAAGAAGGTGTTGTAGTGGTTAAGTAGATAGATGAGTCATCAAGAAGAGGAGGTGTGATGGGAGCTGAAGATGGTTCAGTAGTGTAAGTTGAGAAAACCGGAGGAGAAACCAATTGAGGTTCGTGAGCGTAAGGTCCAATGGCGAAGATCGAAGGACGGTTGTTACATGGCAAAGGACTAAAAGAGAGGATCCCAACGGGTGACTGTGTAGCTGAAGGTGGTTCTGATTGGAAAAACGAAGCTGGAGATGAAGGTGGTGCTATAAAAGGAAGTGTTGTGATAACCGAACGATAACCGGAATTAGATGTTGAATTTGATGAGATTGATACCGGTTCAGGAACAAGAACCGAGTTTCCTATTCGGTTTCTTTGTCTCGAAGATCTGAAACATTTCAACAGACTCCATCGACTCCaccattttctcttcttctgattttccccaaaaaaaaaaaaaaattcaaaatcaagatTCGAGAATTTCGTAAATCACAGAAACTTAAACtaggttttataaaaatctagTCTGATTAATTTCCATAGTAATCGAATTTTGCATACAAAGTGTTCGATCTAATGcgtaagagaagagaagactcACATGAATcggagaagattgaagaagacgaTCATCAGAGGAAGCGATAGCTGAAGCAGCAGCGTTAATAGTATCCAACACGTTGTTTCCACCACTAGCACCGcttctcatctttcttctctctgtttttttatttttctataacaaaacagagcattcgagtttttttctaaagtaaataaatcacacaaaacttcttcttcatcaatcaaaatcagaaagaagaaaaaaaaaacatacaaataaaagCGACACGTAAAACTCGAAATTTCTGGGAATATTATTGTATCCCCTTCcagaaatatatatgtatatatatgtatatatgtgttcGTGTGTGTCAAGAAGAAGGTTTGAGGTCAAAACACGGCAAAGACAAAAGGTGTGCCACTATTTACTCTTTCTTTGTAAATTTATTCCATCTTTAAGGGTAGTTTCGTCCATTGAACTTGCGaagaatttgactaatttttttatttattttcctttctctgatttaatttttaagatattgttattttgttttgagaatattaatttatctactAATCCAACtttaagatttttcatttttttatggAACTTTGTTTGTCAAATTATTTCGTCGTTTTTTACGAGATTAGTAAATTAAGCTATTCTTTAATCCGAATAGAAGATATTTTTTAAGGGAAAAAAgtttgaagatattttaaataaaaaaacaggaAAATGAGGATACTGCAAAGAGAAAGGTGACACAAAAGCGCACGTGTGGTGGTGTGAGGAGAATCGAATCTAtctctcttttaagtttttaagtttCTCGTGTGCACGCACATAAGGTGTGGGGCTAATCTAAGTAATACTATAATAATTtcaactctttatttttttatatatagattaatgaattttaaaactTACAACAAAATTTCAACTTGTATTGCACGGTGGCTTGACTTTTATATGTATTTGGGTCTTAAGTATTTACTTTGCTTTTATCCCATACCCAACTGATAATAAAGCGACCTTTTTCAGTTTTGGTGAAATTAATCATTATGCAAACAATAATTACAGATTTACAGTAGTTTTTGGCTcctttttttgtcaatcttttaaataatactactactactatacaATCAATGCAATAGACTGATTCTTGGTTccaaaaagggaaaaattattattatcgAAGCATTTACACAAAAAAGGAAGACTGGCatagtaatttaattttgcaATAGTAGTGTTTAGCTGTCACcaattaaaatcaataaactctAATAAAGACAAACTTGAATTTTGATATTTctgaaaaaaaagagtagaattTTTAAATCTGAAGATTTGGGAGTTAGAAGTTTTAAATCTAAAGAGttaaaaatgtagaaaatatgaaaaaaagcAAGTAGAAATTGATGAGGTTTATGGCTAAGTTTAAGGATACATTTGTCAtgtcgttctttttttttttatagagattGATAAGCATTTACCTACTTTTGAGATattcatcttaatttttttttttttttaaactactcATATTTATCTGGTAATACTTTAATCAAGTTCATAAAGTCCATTTTACTAAATTGcaatattttgtaaacaaaacataaattatttagtttgtAGGTTTTTTTACCAggaaattaaatattgtaactTTGGGAATTAGATTTAAATCGTTTTCtgaattgaaaacaaaagagagtcTCGTCGTTAAAGTTTAAAACACATTATTGTccgtttaaaataaaatagaaaaacactATAGAGACCCATATGTATGGTTGTAGATGATTTTAAACGATTTAAAGTCttgtatattactatttttcaattttgaagtTTCGTCTGTCACGATTCATATACCGCGTTTGCCTAATTACGCGGAAGCTTCCTTTTTGTATTTCAGCTTCCCAAAATAACACATTCAAAGTAGTATCTGATTTTTTACCTATTTTCCACATATCGTTACCTCATCTCCATCTATCTGAGCATGTCTCTCatggcttctccttcttcttcttccaagcCTCGCAACTACAAATTCAAAGTTTTCTCGAGCTTCCATGGGCCGGACGTCCGTAAAACATTTCTCAGTCACTTGCGCCAACAGTTTCAAGGTAACGGGATAACTATGTTTTATGATGAAAAGATTAAAAGAGGTGGAGAGCTTTCTCCTTCACTCAGAGAAGCTATAAGAGAGTCTAAGATCTCGATCGTGATTCTCTCCAAGAAATATGCATcgttgtagaaactaggtttccacaatgaatttgttgaaagggggaaacaaattcaagtaAGCTATCTCTCTAGAAAACCGATCTAAGAAGAGGAAATTAAACTTAAAGAGTGTATTGCCAAGAACAATGAGAACTGAGTTATTGTATTTGATTTCAgatgatttacaatggagaagtctccccttatttatacatgtacaTAGATTCATAATATATTGACTTTCCTTATTAAACGAAGTGAAATACGGAAAGTTGTCTTATGTCTTGAATCAGCCGCTGCCCTTGAATAGAAGTCGGTCTCCTTCTCTTCAAAGCTAGGCTTCCTTCGTCCGAACTGGCCTCTAATAACCTAATTGGGTATTTAACCGAAGTCCCggttaaatattcaaattatcttTCTGATTTAGCTCGGTATGTGGGGgatgctaaatcccgcaccaacaattagtccccccccaGTTCTGAATATTCGAGATTTAATTCGAATATTTCGAACTATAGACAAAGGAATATCCGGTCTAAACcataaagaatcatttgattttACCCGGATTTCTGCCTCATATTTCTGCGAATCGTCCAGATGACACGTGTCGCTTGTGTCACATCCGCTAGATTGGAAATCGAGGAGTCGCGTAAGTCATAATTACTTTCGTAGGGTTGCCGCCCACTGCACTCTATAAATACGCTCTTCCTCtcgtcatttctcattttccgCCAACAACGAAAGGTAATCTGCTCCGATCTCTCTTCTATTTAACTTACCGTTTCGATTATCATTCTGCACTCTCCGAACTCAGACTATGGCGAGCACTTCAGAACCTGTGTCCTCACCAGAGATCGAAGGCGAACAACTAATTCGCCGTACGTCAAACCGAAAAATTCCCAACTCAAATCGCACGCAGATCGGGGAACCAAGTAGATCGGTCTCCGAAGTCCAACTGCCTTTGATTCGCTGTTCAGCCGGAGCCTCGTCTTCGTGGTCGAACCCTTTAGCTGTAACGCCAGTTCGTCATGAAAGCGCTGAACCGTCTGAAGACGTTTTTCTGCCAGAGGAAGAACGGTTCGTCCCCTTAGGACTCTCGATCGAAGATATCGATCCCGTGCTAGATCACGCAGGGCGAATTGGAGGTGACAAGACTTCGAGTTCGGCTAAAACCATCAAGGAAATGCTGAACTCGTGCGGTTTATTTAACAGCGGCGTTACGATCGTGATCCCGCGAGAAGATCAACGTCCATGGAATCCTCCAGAaggatatatatgtttatacgAAGGTTATTTCGCCGAATGTCGGCTGACGTTTCCAATCCCGGCGTTAATATCTCGCTATGCGCACAGACGCAGGATGGCGATCTGTCAGTTCGTTCCCGGAGCCATTTGCAATTTTGTTGCTGCTCTCACCCTAGCCGCCGAAGTCGGATTCAACATCGGAGTTCAGTGTTTTGAACAGCTGTCGAGCTTCAAATTATCAAAGAGCGAAAATTTCTGGGAAGTAAACATGAGACCACAGCATAACTTCCTGGCTGGCAAAAAAGTGAGCAAATTTAAGCAATGGGCGAACCATTACTTCTTCGTCCGAGTGGATCAATATTCGTTCGCAGAACCGCTGGGTTTTcatcggagagtgtggaatgaTAATCCTGGTAGATTCCACACTGTTTATATACTTTGAATTTGTTGCAACACTTCTAACCAGTTTTCTTCTAATCTGTTTTCCAGATCGCCCATTTTTCAAATCGGGTCTAGCTCCAGGTTATCGATCCGTCAGAGACGCCCTACTATCCGGGAACAATCGACGGTGGGAGTTCTTTTCTCGAATTCGAGTCGAAAAAGCAATGGGCAAAGCCAGGACGAACTTCCCCAGTTTTGCGAGTTCGCTAGGACGAGCTGCGGGACCCGTCGAAGCTCACATCGTTGAATCCAGTAGTCTCCAGATTGTTCGTCGGGACACTCAAGCGGCCATCCAAGCCGAAATCGAGCCCACGCAGGACCGAACTGCCAGTGATCCTGCTGATGCCCCATAAGAGAATGTCAATATAACCGACATTGAAGGTATCACGGGAGATGATCCTCTTCTGGTGGCTTCGGAGGGTGCTGGTCTTCAGATTAACGAACAAGATGTCCCTCAGCTTGGAGCTGgatcaaggaagaagaagaagaagaaaacgagcAAGGGGAAAGAGATCGAAGTTGATTTAGCCTCCGAACCTCAACCGACGGTCAACCGCAAGCGCTCAGCTGACGACGCCGGACTGGAATCCGCCGATCAATTCCGTCTGAAGAGAAGGAATAACAAGACATATCAATTTGCCTTTGACTATTTCGGCAGCACCCCTCTGGTTGGAAATCGTGCTGCTTCGGGCGAACTCTTTCGGAACTTGAAGATTTCCAGTCGAATCCTTCCAGAGGCAGACAAACTGGAATAAAAGGAAGCATTCCTCGATATCGTCGAGTCCCACCTTATAGGTTGTATTCCTACACGCTTTTAGTTTTCAGATTTTATATAAGTGGAAATAACATGTATTCCTTTTGATCTACAGACTGCGGCCAAGATCAACACGCTGACCCAGTTGTATGATAGGCGAGTCAAAACCGACAAGAATTTAGGGTCCGAACTCGAGAAGGTGAAGGAATGCGCGGAACAGATCCAAGCAGCCAGCAGGGCCAAAGATGACAGAATCAAGGAGCTTGAAGCCCTTATAGTCGAAAAGGATTGTGTCATCACTCAATCCGGACTGAGGATCGACGAACTGAATTCAAGAGTGCGTactcttgaagaagagaagtccGAACTGCTAAGGATACCAGACGAGCTGAAAATCAAATTTGACTCCGAGGTCAGGAGACTTCGGCGAGATCGTCTCGAAAAAGTGGAGCGAACTGCAAAGAAAGCTCAATCTCGACTAGACACAGTGAAGGCCTTTCTACTCGAACAAGATACTGTAGTTCGACCAGTGGAGGATCTGCTGAACCAAGCCAAAGGGGTAGAGGAAACGGTACAATATTTGATTGAGAAAGGGGCCGTTATCCCGGAAGAGCAAATCGCAGAGATCAACGCGAGCAAGGTCAAGGCTGAGGAAGCTGTCTCCGGACCAGCTCGGCTTCGGGCTTCTTCACTCCGGAACCATGGCTCCTGACTCTGTTCGCCATCCGCATGGCTCTAACGCCGAGATTTTTCAGGCCAATCTGTCTGAGCCTTTAGATGTTTAATTTTCTGTTATTTTATATTGCATAATCTTTGAAGTGTGGGCTTTAAATTCCCATGTAAAAACATTGCCGACTTGTTCGGCCTATTTTCCTTTTCGGTTTGtcaaatttttcctttttaatacCGTCAGAGTGTTTCCTTACGACCAAAAAGGGAAATTGACGAGCCAGACTCGAGAAATTTGTATGTTTTCCATTTTGCACGAAATTTGGAAATATTGAAAGGTTCCACCTTTCGATATAAATCAGCCGGGATTGTCTCCAAATTGGACAGCGAACCAAGAGTTTTGGATCGAAGCAATGTCGAGCTCTAGTAGTAGCGTGGAATCCCCGCTAGTCGGGAACGATGTCCCGACGTTCTCGAATACCGAAGCAATCGAAAGAGGGATGGCCTACTACCCGAACATCCGAGCTCCTTGGATGCTGATGTTCCGCGTTAAGCCGGAAGAAAGGCGCGATCTGGAAGAATGTCTCCATGAGATAGAAGACCGCCATACGGAGTATCGTGATCGTCTTGCTGCATCAGAGCAAGTGCAACGTGAACTTCTACTCAAActtgagatgcttgaatccCACCCAAAAGATTGGATCGAGAATGGGTTCGACAGAATAGCAGCTTTGCCACCATGTCTCATTGCGTACTGCAACGAATGCCGAAGGGAATCAGATCGGAAACCGACGCACGTGGACCCTGCCCTGATTGGCGACTTCATTCCAGGCAACGTCAAGCCGTTTTACATTAACAAGCGTTCTAACGATGCCGAACTTGCTGAGGCTGAAACCTTTTTTCGTCAGGTAATCATCACGATACTTTTACTTTGCTTTCTAAGTGGGAAACCTCACTGTGTCTATTCCAAACTGAGTTGTTGTTTATCTTCGCGTATGCAGATTGAAGGCGCGCATCAAGAATTGAGTCAAGATCTTCAATACTTTCATATGAAAAGAAACAGGATTGACCGCCAACTGAAGACGCTGGAATCCAAAATTGCCATACTCAAGGCAAAAAGGAAGAGGACTACCGACTTGCTCGATGAATCCGAACAGAAGGCCAGGGCATTGGAGACTCGCCCCGAGGATTGGGAGAAGACTGGGTTGCAATTAGTGTGGCCGATGCCGAAACGACTCAAGACGAGTGTTCGTGAGATAGCCGCGAATAGCGCATTAGTTCGGAATtaagatgttttgtttgatcatTCAATAAGATTTAACCGCATTGTAGCGGGCGAACTTGAACTCTCCTTtggaaatcaaaagaaaacttTAGTGCAATAAAACGGGCGAAATTTTTCTATATTCagttattttattctaaaaatgTACCAGAGGcgagacgtctcccggcttacgtcaggcaatttttttttttttttttttgcggatGGTAGAAAACATCGATTTGAGCCTCAAAAGTTGACTACCTATTCTTGACGAGGCATGTTTAGTTGGAGGgcgagatactgggctcggcttatctccTTTTTCTTTAGTTCGGATGCCGGACTGCGAAGTtattctctgggttcggctaacTATTCCGTCCTAACTAAAGGTTgggtgcgaaataaatactctgggtttGGCTTATCCCAATGGTTGAGAGATCGGGTGCGGAATAAAAACTCTGAGTCCGGCTTATCCTGAGGAATATTGCGTAGTTACGCGGGTTGATCACCTGGCCAGGGTGTCAACGAAGAAAGAGTTCGGNNNNNNNNNNNNNNNNNNNNNNNNNNNNNNNNNNNNNNNNNNNNNNNNNNNNNNNNNNNNNNNNNNNNNNNNNNNNNNNNNNNNNNNNNNNNNNNNNNNNNNNNNNNNNNNNNNNNNNNNNNNNNNNNNNNNNNNNNNNNNNNNNNNNNNNNNNNNNNNNNNNNNNNNNNNNNNNNNNNNNNNNNNNNNNNNNNNNNNNNNNNNNNNNNNNNNNNNNNNNNNNNtttttttttttttttttttttttttttttttttttttggaaataaaagaCGCGCTTCATTAAATGTGTTACGCGGTCTTTGATAATTATTCTCGGGACGCAGCGAAAATCTCGCGGCACTCTGATTGGTGGATTCAGAGGCGGTTACTTCCCATCGTCTAATATAAATAGGGTCGAgggttttggagaaaaaaacattCTAATTTCCATAACTTTCGAGAGATGGTGCTTACTCGATCTGCATGGCTGAGACAGGCTCGGGAAAGACTAGTCGCTTTGGCGAGCGGTTCCGGCCGTGCCGAGGCGTCGGATAATCCCTCCGCCCGTGAGGACGCGGAGACGTTCCTGGTTCGTGCACCTGTCCCGTATGTCGATATGACGGGTGCGGAGGGGAGCCCCATATGCCAGGAGCTCCGAAGATATCGAGCCCGCCGCTATAGGCTGGGGGCTCATCTTACGGCGAAACACCGTAGGCTGGACGAAGTCTGTCGGTTTTATCGTTTGGACGAGACTGTTCGGGTCCTGAACGAAATAATCGCCGAAGGTTTCTACCTGGAGAGGTGGCGTATGACCGGGCTGCTTGCCGCGCATGCGGCGTGCCGAGAACAGGTTGCGAGTATGGAGGTGCCTTTTCTTCTTGAGGCCGACTGCCAACCCCTGGAGGATACCGCACATCCGTTTACTACGGATATCTGGGCCTACCGGGCTTCCTTGGATAGGCTGAGGCGGTACGCCAATTTTCTGGAGTC from Camelina sativa cultivar DH55 chromosome 7, Cs, whole genome shotgun sequence includes the following:
- the LOC104703995 gene encoding uncharacterized protein At1g76660-like translates to MRSGASGGNNVLDTINAAASAIASSDDRLLQSSPIHKKRKWWSRWSLLKCFRSSRQRNRIGNSVLVPEPVSISSNSTSNSGYRSVITTLPFIAPPSSPASFFQSEPPSATQSPVGILSFSPLPCNNRPSIFAIGPYAHEPQLVSPPVFSTYTTEPSSAPITPPLLDDSSIYLTTTTPSSPEVPFAQLFNSNHQDCHNKFPMSSSYEFQFYQLPPGSPLVGQLISPSSVVSGSGPTSPFPDGETALFPHFQVSDPPIPLSPGTLHCPKKTVTKEQKTVRPHKPVSFDLDADHVIRCVDQKLRTTFPEASSTSSSDPEAMNHSSLGSNKEFNFGTDEKHLTVDEHRSSPKNSNDWSFFPVMQSGTLS
- the LOC104703999 gene encoding uncharacterized protein At3g60930, chloroplastic-like is translated as MASTSEPVSSPEIEGEQLIRRTSNRKIPNSNRTQIGEPSRSVSEVQLPLIRCSAGASSSWSNPLAVTPVRHESAEPSEDVFLPEEERFVPLGLSIEDIDPVLDHAGRIGGDKTSSSAKTIKEMLNSCGLFNSGVTIVIPREDQRPWNPPEGYICLYEGYFAECRLTFPIPALISRYAHRRRMAICQFVPGAICNFVAALTLAAEVGFNIGVQCFEQLSSFKLSKSENFWEVNMRPQHNFLAGKKVSKFKQWANHYFFVRVDQYSFAEPLGFHRRVWNDNPDRPFFKSGLAPGYRSVRDALLSGNNRRWEFFSRIRVEKAMGKARTNFPSFASSLGRAAGPVEAHIVESSSLQIVRRDTQAAIQAEIEPTQDRTASITGDDPLLVASEGAGLQINEQDVPQLGAGSRKKKKKKTSKGKEIEVDLASEPQPTVNRKRSADDAGLESADQFRLKRRNNKTYQFAFDYFGSTPLTAAKINTLTQLYDRRVKTDKNLGSELEKVKECAEQIQAASRAKDDRIKELEALIVEKDCVITQSGLRIDELNSRVRTLEEEKSELLRIPDELKIKFDSEVRRLRRDRLEKVERTAKKAQSRLDTVKAFLLEQDTVVRPVEDLLNQAKGVEETVQYLIEKGAVIPEEQIAEINASKVKAEEAVSGPARLRASSLRNHGS
- the LOC104703998 gene encoding uncharacterized protein LOC104703998 → MSSSSSSVESPLVGNDVPTFSNTEAIERGMAYYPNIRAPWMLMFRVKPEERRDLEECLHEIEDRHTEYRDRLAASEQVQRELLLKLEMLESHPKDWIENGFDRIAALPPCLIAYCNECRRESDRKPTHVDPALIGDFIPGNVKPFYINKRSNDAELAEAETFFRQIEGAHQELSQDLQYFHMKRNRIDRQLKTLESKIAILKAKRKRTTDLLDESEQKARALETRPEDWEKTGLQLVWPMPKRLKTSVREIAANSALVRN